One segment of Mastomys coucha isolate ucsf_1 unplaced genomic scaffold, UCSF_Mcou_1 pScaffold23, whole genome shotgun sequence DNA contains the following:
- the Slc38a3 gene encoding sodium-coupled neutral amino acid transporter 3 — MEVPRQTEMVELVPNGKHLEGLLPVGMPTTDTQRAEDTQHCGEGKGFLQKNPSKEPHFTDFEGKTSFGMSVFNLSNAIMGSGILGLAYAMANTGIILFLFLLTAVALLSSYSIHLLLKSSGIVGIRAYEQLGYRAFGTPGKLAAALAITLQNIGAMSSYLYIIKSELPLVIQTFLNLEKPTSVWYMDGNYLVILVSVTIILPLALMRQLGYLGYSSGFSLSCMVFFLIAVIYKKFQVPCPLTHNLANATGNFSHMVVAEEKAQLQGEADAAEAFCTPSYFTLNSQTAYTIPIMAFAFVCHPEVLPIYTELKDPSKRKMQHISNLSIAVMYVMYFLAALFGYLTFYDGVESELLHTYSKVDPFDVLILCVRVAVLIAVTLTVPIVLFPVRRAIQQMLFQNQEFSWLRHVLIATGLLTCINLLVIFAPNILGIFGIIGATSAPCLIFIFPAIFYFRIMPTEKEPARSTPKILALCFAAVGFLLMTMSLSFIIIDWVSGTSQHGGNH; from the exons ATGGAGGTGCCCCGACAGACAGAGATGGTGGAGCTGGTACCCAACGGCAAACACTTGGAGGGGCTTCTACCGGTGGGCATGCCCACCACAGACACCCAGAG GGCTGAAGACACCCAACACTGTGGAGAGGGCAAGGGCTTCCTTCAGAAAAACCCCAGCAAGGAGCCACACTTCACTGAT TTCGAGGGGAAGACATCGTTTGGTATGTCGGTGTTCAATCTCAGCAACGCCATCATGGGCAGTGGAATCCTGGGGCTCGCCTACGCCATGGCCAATACGGGCATCATCCTTTTCCT GTTCCTGCTTACGGCGGTTGCCCTGTTATCTAGCTATTCCATCCACCTGCTCCTCAAGTCTTCAGGGATTGTGG GCATCCGTGCCTATGAGCAGTTGGGCTACCGTGCCTTTGGGACCCCAGGAAAGCTAGCAGCAGCCCTGGCCATCACGCTTCAGAACATCGGAG cTATGTCCAGCTACCTATACATCATCAAGTCTGAATTGcctcttgtcatacagaccttccTGAATCTGGAGAAGCCGACCTC GGTGTGGTACATGGACGGCAACTACCTAGTGATCCTGGTTTCTGTCACCATCATTCTGCCCCTAGCACTGATGCGACAGCTCG GCTACCTGGGTTACTCCAGTGGCTTCTCACTCAGCTGCATGGTGTTCTTCTTGATCGCA GTCATCTATAAGAAGTTCCAAGTTCCCTGCCCATTGACGCACAACTTGGCCAATGCCACCGGCAACTTCAGCCACATGGTGGTGGCGGAGGAGAAGGCACAGCTGCAGGGCGAGGCTGACGCTGCCGAGGCCTTCTGTACCCCAAGCTACTTTACCCTCAACTCACAG acagcatacaccatcCCCATCATGGCCTTCGCCTTCGTCTGCCACCCTGAGGTGCTGCCCATATATACAGAGCTCAAGGA CCCCTCCAAGAGGAAGATGCAGCACATCTCTAACCTGTCCATCGCTGTCATGTATGTCATGTACTTCCTGGCTGCCCTCTTCGGCTACCTCACCTTCTATG ACGGGGTGGAGTCGGAGCTGCTGCACACCTACAGCAAGGTGGACCCGTTTGACGTGCTGATCTTGTGTGTGCGCGTGGCCGTACTGATAGCGGTCACACTTACGGTGCCGATCGTACTGTTCCCG GTACGACGTGCTATCCAGCAGATGCTGTTTCAGAACCAGGAGTTCAGCTGGTTGCGGCATGTGCTCATCGCCACTGGCCTGCTTACTTGCATCAACCTGCTGGTTATCTTCGCCCCTAACATCTTGGGAATATTTGGGATCATTG GTGCTACATCTGCTCCGTGCCTCATCTTCATCTTCCCTGCCATCTTCTACTTCCGAATCATGCCCACTGAGAAGGAGCCTGCAAGATCCACCCCTAAAATCCTG GCCCTTTGTTTTGCTGCGGTTGGCTTCTTGCTGATGACCATGAGCTTGAGTTTCATCATCATCGACTGGGTCTCTGGGACCAGTCAACATGGAGGAAACCATTAG